In one Lolium rigidum isolate FL_2022 chromosome 3, APGP_CSIRO_Lrig_0.1, whole genome shotgun sequence genomic region, the following are encoded:
- the LOC124694694 gene encoding WAT1-related protein At1g43650-like, translating into MFATTHRAFATKADEILLPRQNAINCCPANPMRIEKRAQRAAVAAQVDLSRHSPGYYSDTSMHQETDRLSRAFEARELELEVAMAAEMGGGVWRRYAPHNMMIMVQLCYTFMYFITEAAFNRGLNPYVYVTYRHVVVTVLLWPFAYYHEKKLRPKMTWMLFLEIFVLSLLGVSLTLNMYFASLKYTSPTFVTSVVNTIASITFVIAIVLRMEIVDVRSPRGLAKIAGTVVSFAGVTTMTLYKGAAFASPWNAPIHIQGSNGVHDSWLKGAFLAVASCVCWSIWYILQASSVKRYPAELSLTAWMATIGGIQSLAFTLLLQHKKEDWLIGFGLKFWCIIYSGIACSGFTVFAQLWCTEKKGPVFVTMFNPLSTIMVAILAYFIFGENLYVGSIIGGVVVIAGLYMLLWGKEKDQEYNASGEEQVADLDCEKQQAKITGASSAKNGSEQEAKTTR; encoded by the exons ATGTTCGCCACCACACATCGTGCCTTTGCAACAAAAGCTGATGAAATCCTGCTGCCGCGTCAAAATGCCATTAATTGTTGCCCCGCCAATCCAATGAGAATTGAGAA AAGAGCACAACGCGCCGCTGTTGCTGCTCAGGTGGACCTGTCTCGTCACTCGCCAGGCTATTACAGTGACACCTCCATGCATCAG GAAACCGATAGACTCTCGCGCGCTTTTGAGGCGAGAGAACTTGAGCTTGAGGTTGCCATGGCTGCTGAGATGGGAGGAGGGGTTTGGAGGCGGTACGCTCCGCACAACATGATGATCATGGTGCAGCTGTGCTACACCTTCATGTACTTCATCACCGAGGCCGCCTTCAACCGCGGCCTCAACCCCTACGTATACGTCACCTACCGCCATGTCGTTGTCACCGTCCTCCTCTGGCCTTTCGCCTACTACCACGAGAA GAAGTTGCGACCCAAGATGACGTGGATGCTGTTCCTGGAGATTTTTGTGCTCTCACTTCTTGG GGTGAGCTTAACTCTGAACATGTACTTCGCGAGCCTCAAGTATACGTCCCCGACGTTCGTCACCTCCGTGGTGAACACAATCGCTTCCATCACCTTCGTCATCGCCATCGTCCTCAGGATGGAGATCGTGGACGTGAGGAGCCCGCGAGGGCTCGCGAAGATCGCGGGAACCGTGGTGTCCTTCGCTGGAGTGACCACCATGACGCTGTACAAGGGAGCGGCGTTTGCGAGCCCCTGGAATGCGCCGATTCACATACAGGGCAGCAACGGCGTGCATGATAGCTGGCTCAAAGGAGCATTCCTCGCCGTGGCCAGCTGCGTGTGCTGGTCCATCTGGTACATCCTGCAG GCGTCGTCTGTGAAGAGGTACCCGGCGGAGCTATCTCTGACGGCGTGGATGGCGACGATCGGAGGGATACAGTCGTTGGCCTTTACGCTGCTCCTGCAGCACAAGAAAGAAGACTGGCTCATTGGCTTCGGCCTCAAGTTCTGGTGCATCATCTACTCT GGGATCGCGTGCAGTGGGTTCACGGTGTTTGCGCAGCTGTGGTGCACGGAGAAGAAAGGCCCCGTCTTCGTCACCATGTTCAACCCTCTCTCCACCATCATGGTGGCCATCCTCGCCTACTTCATCTTCGGCGAAAACCTATACGTCGGAAG CATAATCGGAGGAGTGGTGGTCATCGCCGGCCTGTACATGCTGCTGTGGGGCAAGGAGAAGGATCAGGAGTACAACGCGAGCGGCGAAGAGCAGGTAGCCGATCTGGACTGCGAGAAGCAGCAGGCAAAGATAACAggcgcttcttcggcgaagaACGGCTCCGAACAGGAGGCGAAGACGACCAGATAA